A part of Olleya sp. Bg11-27 genomic DNA contains:
- a CDS encoding trypsin-like peptidase domain-containing protein — MKKMLTLVLVSVLGGAITLGTYKTFLEKDEQQIANTTTQETPDFLPTNYKTTPTTLAAAEGISFTAAADKTVHAVVHVKNVALNSAQPTLQDLFYGRVPQKRQLGTGSGVIISPDGYIITNNHVIEDSEALSITLNDNRTLNAKIIGTDPKTDIALLKVDTEDQLPYATFGDSDTAKIGEWVLAVGNPFNLTSTVTAGIISAKSRDLSGRSTQSFIQTDAAVNPGNSGGALVNTAGELIGINTAITSQTGSYIGYSFAVPSNIAKKVIQDIMEFGNVQNGILGVIGGSLNSASAEKLGVEETEGFYVDDVEEDTGASEAGIKSGDIIKMIDNIKIKKFSDLRGFLDTKRPNDIVNVTVLRDGIKKELAVTLLKNNTYILPVIGVIKNAKPEDLKKYNTKNGVKITKVNGTYGQYLQAEGIQEGDIITAINNIKVNSVEEVDTIIKNRDTYQPLSIELINSKGETNRYGLR; from the coding sequence ATGAAGAAGATGTTAACTCTGGTTTTAGTTTCGGTATTAGGAGGTGCAATTACTCTAGGAACATACAAAACCTTTCTTGAAAAAGATGAACAGCAAATTGCAAATACAACCACTCAGGAAACCCCTGATTTTTTACCAACCAATTATAAAACAACACCGACGACTTTAGCTGCTGCTGAGGGCATTAGTTTTACAGCTGCTGCCGATAAAACAGTACACGCTGTAGTCCATGTTAAAAACGTTGCTTTAAATAGCGCGCAACCTACATTACAAGATTTATTTTATGGTCGTGTACCACAAAAAAGACAGTTAGGTACAGGAAGTGGTGTAATTATATCTCCTGATGGCTATATAATTACTAATAATCATGTTATTGAAGATTCTGAAGCATTAAGCATTACATTAAATGACAACAGAACTCTAAATGCAAAAATCATTGGTACAGACCCAAAAACTGATATTGCGTTATTAAAAGTTGATACAGAGGACCAATTACCGTATGCTACTTTTGGTGATAGTGATACTGCTAAAATTGGAGAATGGGTTCTAGCGGTCGGTAATCCATTTAATTTAACCTCTACAGTCACCGCAGGTATTATTAGTGCTAAATCTAGAGATTTAAGTGGCAGAAGCACACAGTCTTTTATACAAACTGATGCTGCTGTAAATCCGGGGAATTCGGGTGGTGCTTTAGTCAATACAGCTGGAGAACTTATTGGTATCAATACCGCTATTACCTCTCAAACAGGATCATACATTGGGTACTCTTTTGCCGTACCAAGTAATATTGCAAAAAAAGTAATACAAGATATTATGGAGTTTGGTAATGTGCAAAATGGAATCCTAGGTGTCATTGGAGGCTCTTTAAATAGTGCTTCCGCAGAAAAACTTGGTGTTGAAGAAACAGAGGGCTTTTATGTGGATGATGTAGAAGAAGACACTGGCGCATCAGAAGCGGGTATAAAAAGTGGTGATATCATTAAAATGATTGATAATATTAAAATCAAAAAATTTAGTGACCTTAGGGGATTTTTAGATACTAAACGTCCTAACGATATTGTTAATGTCACAGTATTGCGTGATGGTATTAAAAAAGAATTGGCAGTAACCTTACTTAAAAATAACACTTATATATTACCTGTTATCGGGGTAATTAAAAATGCTAAACCTGAAGACTTAAAAAAGTATAACACTAAAAATGGTGTAAAAATCACAAAGGTTAATGGGACTTATGGTCAATATTTACAAGCAGAAGGCATTCAAGAAGGTGATATTATTACTGCTATAAATAATATTAAAGTGAATAGTGTTGAGGAAGTAGACACGATAATAAAAAACAGAGACACCTATCAACCATTAAGTATCGAATTAATAAACTCTAAAGGAGAAACCAATCGCTATGGTTTAAGATAA
- the dapF gene encoding diaminopimelate epimerase, translated as MTLTFYKYQGTGNDFVMIDNRQNEFDKNNTKLVAFLCDRKFGVGADGLILLENHPKADFKMVYYNADGNESTMCGNGGRCIVAFAEFLQLMTNQTTFAAIDGMHFAKIEDNLVHLQMKDVDTITTFDTHQFLDTGSPHHVQFVKDLATFDVKAEGEKIRYGQPYNAEGTNVNFVEKNNEDTYTVRTYERGVEDETLSCGTGVTAVAIAMHKIGESTTSKINLNVQGGQLKVSFEKVGDTYKKVMLIGPATYVFKGEITC; from the coding sequence ATGACATTGACTTTTTATAAATATCAAGGAACCGGTAATGACTTTGTCATGATCGATAATAGACAAAATGAGTTCGACAAAAACAATACCAAATTGGTTGCTTTTTTATGCGATCGTAAATTTGGAGTAGGCGCTGATGGTTTAATTCTATTAGAAAACCATCCTAAAGCAGACTTTAAAATGGTCTATTATAATGCGGACGGAAATGAAAGTACCATGTGTGGTAATGGAGGACGTTGTATTGTCGCTTTTGCGGAATTTTTGCAGCTGATGACTAACCAGACCACTTTTGCAGCGATAGACGGTATGCACTTTGCTAAAATCGAAGATAATTTGGTACATCTACAAATGAAGGATGTAGACACTATTACTACTTTTGATACCCATCAGTTTTTGGATACAGGCTCACCACATCATGTACAGTTTGTCAAAGACTTGGCAACGTTTGATGTTAAAGCAGAAGGAGAAAAAATAAGATACGGTCAGCCTTATAATGCCGAAGGAACTAATGTTAATTTTGTAGAAAAAAATAACGAGGATACGTATACGGTTAGAACTTACGAAAGAGGCGTAGAAGATGAAACTTTATCTTGTGGTACAGGTGTGACTGCGGTTGCCATTGCAATGCATAAGATTGGAGAAAGTACAACTTCTAAAATTAATTTAAACGTCCAAGGTGGTCAGCTTAAAGTGTCGTTTGAAAAAGTAGGAGACACCTATAAAAAAGTGATGTTAATAGGACCTGCAACCTATGTTTTTAAAGGTGAAATAACATGTTAA
- a CDS encoding GNAT family N-acetyltransferase, which yields MLTLKGIHTYLRPLEPEDLTFIHDIENDESIWEISNTITPYSKYLIKQYLEHAHKDIFEVKQLRLVICNYKHQAIGMIDVFDFDFKNRRAGIGILVRDTENRQKGHGKEALELLTKYCFKHLDLHQLYCNISADNTASLALFKSQGFMQIGLKKDWNFINGIYKNEYLFQLINTDVY from the coding sequence ATGTTAACATTAAAAGGAATACATACTTATTTGCGACCGTTAGAACCAGAAGATTTAACGTTTATTCATGACATAGAGAATGACGAATCTATTTGGGAGATTAGTAATACCATAACACCCTATTCTAAATATTTAATCAAACAATATCTAGAGCATGCACACAAAGATATTTTTGAAGTTAAACAGTTACGTTTAGTTATTTGTAATTATAAGCATCAAGCTATTGGAATGATAGATGTTTTTGATTTTGACTTTAAAAACAGACGCGCAGGGATTGGTATTTTAGTAAGAGATACAGAAAACAGACAAAAAGGGCATGGTAAAGAGGCGTTAGAACTATTAACCAAATATTGTTTTAAACATTTAGATTTACATCAATTATACTGTAATATCAGTGCCGATAATACCGCAAGTTTAGCATTATTTAAAAGTCAAGGATTTATGCAAATTGGTCTTAAAAAAGACTGGAATTTTATAAACGGAATTTACAAAAACGAATATTTATTTCAATTAATTAACACAGATGTATATTAA
- the mltG gene encoding endolytic transglycosylase MltG encodes MYIKKILLAIALIGIVVAAYFAYFVYGAMFKENTAFNNEEAYIYVPTNASYDQVRAQLVPLLKDIDSFDALAQRKKYTTNIKAGRFAITKNMSNNDIINSIRSKNIPIKLSFNNQERIQNLAGRIAQQIEPDSVTLLKAMTDKAFLDTNKFTEQTVLNMYVPNSYEVFWNTSANGFRDKMLKEYYRFWNDSRQAKRKALDLSVNEIVTIASIVQKETAKVDERPRVAGVYLNRIKKGMPLQADPTVIYSKKLKENDFDQIIKRVLYKDLEIDSPYNTYKYGGIPPGPITMPDVSAIDAVLNSESHDYYYFVANVKNFGYHKFAKTLSQHNANKNEYVRWINSQGVNR; translated from the coding sequence ATGTATATTAAAAAAATTTTATTAGCAATTGCTTTAATCGGAATAGTGGTTGCAGCATACTTTGCATACTTTGTTTATGGCGCCATGTTTAAAGAAAATACAGCGTTTAATAATGAAGAGGCTTATATTTATGTACCTACAAATGCAAGTTATGATCAAGTTAGAGCACAGTTGGTCCCTTTACTAAAAGATATTGATAGTTTTGATGCGTTAGCACAACGTAAAAAATATACAACCAATATTAAAGCGGGACGTTTTGCTATTACTAAAAACATGAGTAATAACGATATTATTAATTCTATTAGAAGTAAAAATATCCCTATTAAGCTAAGTTTTAATAACCAAGAGCGTATTCAAAACTTGGCAGGACGTATCGCACAACAAATAGAACCTGATAGTGTAACGCTTTTAAAAGCCATGACCGATAAAGCATTTTTAGACACCAATAAATTTACGGAACAAACGGTTTTAAATATGTATGTGCCTAATAGTTATGAAGTGTTTTGGAATACATCGGCAAACGGTTTTAGAGATAAAATGTTAAAGGAATACTACCGTTTTTGGAATGACTCACGTCAGGCTAAACGTAAAGCATTAGACTTATCAGTAAATGAAATTGTGACTATTGCCTCTATCGTCCAAAAAGAAACGGCTAAAGTAGATGAAAGACCTAGAGTAGCAGGAGTTTATTTAAACAGAATAAAAAAAGGAATGCCACTACAAGCAGACCCAACAGTTATCTATTCTAAAAAATTAAAGGAGAACGATTTTGATCAAATTATAAAACGAGTGTTATATAAAGATTTAGAAATTGACTCGCCATATAATACTTATAAATACGGAGGTATTCCTCCAGGACCAATTACGATGCCAGATGTATCTGCTATTGATGCTGTATTGAACTCAGAAAGTCATGACTATTACTATTTTGTAGCTAATGTAAAAAACTTTGGATATCATAAATTCGCTAAGACCTTAAGTCAACACAATGCTAATAAAAATGAGTATGTGCGTTGGATTAATAGTCAAGGTGTAAACCGTTAA
- a CDS encoding DUF2279 domain-containing protein, which produces MFKLITVLSAFFLTVVTVAQTNNNSFFKPSDTLNTARRNAVILTEASVASLSIIGLNALWYSDYERSGLHSTNDNSEWFKMDKLGHSFTAYQLGRFGAQALDWSGVSKKKQLIYGATLGFSFLTAVEVLDGFSEEWGFSWGDFTANAAGAGLYIGQELLWQEQRVQLKYSFNRSGFANQNPNKLGQGLAEELLKDYNGQTYWLSVNLQSFFKESSLPKWLNVAVGYGVDGLLYGNAELQMLHFPYQERSQQFYLSLDVDLTRIKTNSTFLKQVFNVINVIKVPFPTLEINGKGKLNGHLIYF; this is translated from the coding sequence TTGTTTAAATTAATAACAGTACTCTCGGCCTTCTTTTTGACAGTTGTTACGGTTGCACAAACAAATAATAATTCCTTTTTTAAGCCTAGTGATACTCTTAATACAGCACGCAGAAACGCTGTAATCTTGACAGAAGCTAGTGTCGCTTCTTTGTCTATTATTGGTTTAAATGCGTTGTGGTATTCTGATTATGAGCGCTCGGGGTTACATAGCACGAATGATAATTCGGAATGGTTTAAAATGGATAAGTTGGGGCATAGTTTTACCGCTTATCAATTAGGACGTTTTGGAGCACAAGCGTTAGATTGGAGTGGTGTTAGTAAAAAAAAGCAACTCATTTACGGGGCAACATTAGGGTTTTCTTTTTTAACAGCTGTAGAAGTTTTGGATGGGTTTTCTGAAGAATGGGGTTTTTCTTGGGGAGACTTTACTGCAAATGCGGCAGGCGCGGGGTTGTATATTGGACAAGAGTTGTTATGGCAAGAACAACGTGTCCAATTAAAATATTCCTTTAACCGAAGCGGATTTGCAAATCAAAATCCCAATAAGTTAGGTCAAGGTTTGGCAGAAGAACTTTTAAAAGATTATAACGGACAAACCTATTGGTTGAGTGTGAATTTACAGTCCTTTTTTAAAGAGAGTAGCCTACCTAAATGGTTAAATGTGGCAGTAGGTTATGGTGTCGATGGTTTATTATATGGTAATGCAGAACTTCAAATGCTACACTTTCCTTATCAAGAGAGAAGCCAACAGTTTTATTTAAGTCTAGATGTGGATTTGACTAGAATTAAGACCAATTCTACGTTTTTAAAACAAGTATTTAACGTGATTAACGTGATAAAAGTACCCTTTCCAACCCTCGAAATTAATGGCAAAGGTAAGCTTAATGGGCACTTAATCTACTTTTAA
- a CDS encoding peptidoglycan-binding protein LysM translates to MKINIGKLLSLTLTIAILLLVVFINTENNTTLVDEIKTENVDFEALQYVNIASNLKFVKKPLFTPQLGKSFTGFKEALGFKESQNDYFRVNQFGYLGKYQFGKSTLRVLGIYHPQFFLSNPELQEKAFIANAQRNKWVLRKDIKRFNNKYIKGVKITESGILAAAHLAGPGSVKKFLRSYGETGFADANGTTIKYYMKKFSGYDTSLIKPLKKVRVKYESA, encoded by the coding sequence ATGAAAATAAATATTGGAAAGTTATTATCCCTAACGTTGACAATAGCAATTTTATTACTAGTCGTTTTTATTAATACTGAAAATAACACAACACTAGTCGATGAGATTAAAACTGAAAATGTTGACTTTGAAGCGTTACAATATGTTAATATTGCTTCAAATTTAAAGTTTGTTAAAAAACCATTATTCACACCTCAATTAGGTAAAAGTTTTACTGGTTTTAAAGAAGCTTTAGGATTTAAAGAATCTCAAAATGATTATTTTAGAGTAAATCAATTTGGTTACTTAGGTAAATATCAATTTGGGAAAAGTACGTTAAGAGTATTAGGTATTTATCATCCACAATTCTTTTTAAGTAATCCAGAATTACAGGAGAAGGCGTTTATTGCTAATGCACAACGCAACAAGTGGGTTTTACGCAAGGATATCAAACGTTTTAACAACAAGTACATTAAAGGTGTTAAGATTACAGAATCAGGGATACTAGCTGCAGCGCATTTAGCAGGTCCTGGAAGTGTAAAGAAATTTCTTAGAAGTTATGGAGAAACTGGTTTTGCAGATGCAAACGGTACAACCATAAAGTATTACATGAAAAAGTTTTCAGGATACGATACGTCTTTGATAAAACCATTAAAAAAGGTTAGAGTAAAATACGAAAGCGCTTAA
- a CDS encoding SAM-dependent methyltransferase, translating to MTKGKLYLIPCTLGDSNPFNVLPAQVKTIIDSLDTFVVENSKAARKFIKSIAPEKQQSSLNLFELNKFTEPTELPNFIKPCLEGQNLGLISDAGCPGIADPGADIVSLAHKNNIQVVPLVGPSSILLAMMASGMNGQSFAFNGYLPIDKSEKKSELKRLERLSFEHNQTQSFIETPYRNNKLLEDLCSILSDSTEICIACDITLATEFIKTQTVSQWKKNSVDLHKRPTLFIIHKSQY from the coding sequence ATGACTAAAGGAAAACTATATTTGATCCCATGTACATTAGGAGATTCTAATCCTTTTAATGTCCTACCTGCACAAGTAAAAACTATTATTGATAGTTTAGATACCTTTGTTGTCGAAAACTCTAAAGCCGCTAGAAAGTTTATAAAAAGTATCGCTCCAGAAAAGCAACAATCAAGTTTAAACCTTTTTGAACTTAATAAATTTACAGAACCGACAGAATTACCAAATTTTATCAAACCTTGTTTAGAAGGTCAAAATTTAGGTTTAATATCTGATGCTGGTTGTCCCGGAATTGCAGACCCTGGTGCTGACATTGTAAGTTTAGCGCATAAAAACAATATACAAGTTGTCCCATTAGTTGGACCGTCTTCCATCCTATTAGCAATGATGGCTTCTGGAATGAATGGTCAAAGTTTTGCTTTCAACGGATATTTACCGATTGACAAAAGTGAAAAGAAATCAGAATTAAAACGTTTAGAACGTTTAAGTTTTGAGCACAATCAAACACAATCGTTTATTGAGACGCCTTATAGAAACAATAAGCTTTTAGAAGACCTTTGCAGCATCTTAAGTGATAGTACAGAGATTTGTATTGCTTGTGATATTACATTGGCTACAGAGTTTATTAAAACGCAAACAGTAAGTCAATGGAAAAAAAATAGTGTTGACCTACATAAGAGACCAACACTATTTATAATTCACAAAAGCCAATATTAA
- a CDS encoding low molecular weight protein-tyrosine-phosphatase: MTKILMVCLGNICRSPLAEGILQSKLDHKLFSVDSAGTSSYHIGNKPDPRSIAVAKQHGIDITKQQARQFIKQDFIDFDIIYAMDNSNYDNIIALAENDAQKSKVKLILNESVPEQNLDVPDPYFGGDNGFEKVYKLLEEASEKISQQLNSLT, translated from the coding sequence ATGACTAAAATTTTAATGGTATGCTTAGGAAACATTTGTCGTTCTCCTCTAGCTGAAGGTATCCTACAATCTAAATTAGATCACAAATTATTTAGTGTAGATTCTGCGGGAACAAGTAGCTACCATATCGGAAACAAACCGGACCCTAGATCCATTGCTGTCGCTAAACAACATGGTATTGACATTACAAAACAACAAGCTAGACAGTTTATTAAACAAGATTTTATAGACTTTGATATTATCTACGCCATGGATAATTCAAATTATGATAACATTATCGCTTTAGCTGAAAATGACGCACAAAAATCAAAAGTAAAATTGATTTTAAATGAAAGTGTTCCTGAGCAAAATTTAGACGTCCCTGATCCCTATTTTGGTGGTGACAACGGTTTTGAAAAAGTGTACAAACTTTTAGAGGAGGCTTCCGAAAAAATAAGTCAACAATTAAATAGTCTTACTTAA
- the dnaA gene encoding chromosomal replication initiator protein DnaA, translating into MSVTAQTVWNNCLLFIKDNIQPQAYKTWFEPIVAVKLADNALSIQVPSKFFYEWLEEHYVKLLKVSLTKELGETAKLVYIIKMENTYGNKQPFTERIPSSNRGGVKSQDVDVPLNNKNRELRNPFIIPGIRNVKIESQLNPNYNFDNFLEGDSNRLARSAGLAVSAKPGGTSFNPLLIFGGVGLGKTHLAHAIGVDIKDKYPEKTVLYISAEKFTQQYIDSVKKNNRNDFIHFYQLIDVLVIDDVQFLSGKSGTQDVFFHIFNHLHQNGKQVILTSDKAPVDMQDIEQRLLSRFKWGLSAELQTPDFETRVSILKNKLYRDGVEMPDDIIEYVAKNIKSNIRELEGAIISLIAQSSFNKKEINIELAKQVVEKFVKNTKREVSIDYIQKIVSDYFQMDVDTLQSKTRKRHIVQARQLAMFFAKKLTKASLASIGSQIGKRDHATVLHACKTVDNLSSTDKQFKKYVEDLTKKLSV; encoded by the coding sequence ATGAGTGTAACTGCGCAAACGGTCTGGAATAATTGTCTCCTTTTTATAAAGGATAACATTCAACCACAAGCTTACAAAACCTGGTTTGAACCTATTGTAGCGGTTAAGCTTGCAGATAATGCGCTTAGTATACAAGTGCCAAGCAAGTTTTTTTACGAGTGGTTAGAAGAGCACTATGTTAAGCTATTAAAAGTGTCTTTAACTAAAGAGTTGGGTGAAACGGCCAAATTGGTTTACATTATTAAAATGGAAAACACGTATGGTAACAAACAACCTTTTACAGAGCGTATTCCAAGTTCTAATCGTGGTGGCGTAAAATCGCAAGATGTAGATGTGCCGCTTAATAATAAGAACCGCGAATTACGTAATCCGTTTATAATTCCTGGAATTAGAAACGTGAAAATCGAATCTCAACTTAATCCAAACTATAACTTTGATAACTTTTTAGAAGGTGATTCTAATCGTTTAGCACGTAGTGCTGGTTTAGCTGTATCTGCAAAACCAGGTGGAACCTCTTTTAATCCTTTATTAATATTTGGTGGTGTTGGATTAGGAAAAACACACTTAGCACATGCTATTGGTGTTGATATAAAAGATAAATACCCAGAGAAAACGGTATTGTATATTTCTGCTGAAAAATTCACGCAACAATATATAGACTCTGTTAAAAAGAATAACAGAAATGACTTTATACACTTTTATCAGTTAATTGATGTGTTGGTTATTGATGATGTTCAGTTTTTATCTGGTAAATCTGGAACACAAGATGTATTCTTCCATATTTTTAATCACTTGCACCAAAACGGAAAGCAAGTTATTTTAACTAGTGACAAGGCACCTGTGGACATGCAAGATATTGAGCAACGCTTATTATCTAGATTTAAATGGGGTTTATCTGCCGAATTACAAACACCTGATTTTGAAACACGTGTTTCAATACTGAAAAACAAATTATATAGAGATGGTGTTGAAATGCCTGACGATATTATTGAATATGTTGCTAAAAACATAAAATCTAATATCCGTGAGTTAGAAGGCGCTATTATCTCTTTAATTGCACAATCTTCTTTTAATAAGAAAGAAATCAATATTGAGCTAGCTAAGCAAGTTGTTGAAAAGTTTGTAAAAAACACGAAACGTGAAGTTTCTATAGATTACATTCAGAAAATTGTATCCGATTATTTCCAAATGGATGTAGATACATTACAATCTAAAACTAGAAAGCGTCATATTGTACAAGCTAGACAATTAGCCATGTTTTTTGCAAAAAAACTGACTAAAGCCTCTCTTGCTAGTATTGGTTCTCAAATTGGAAAACGTGATCATGCAACAGTTTTACATGCTTGTAAAACAGTCGATAACTTATCGTCTACGGACAAGCAGTTTAAAAAATATGTTGAGGATTTAACAAAAAAACTTTCAGTTTAA
- a CDS encoding acyl-CoA thioesterase, with product MKQDEIEIRVRYAETDQMGVVHHGNYALYLEMARIEWLRKLNISYRKMEENGIGLPVVSMSVNFKKPVHYDDVITVKTQLKKVPSALVEFDYEIHNESQEIVSTASVVLAFIDMKTKRPTRPPKYFLEALNG from the coding sequence ATAAAACAAGACGAAATTGAAATAAGAGTGCGTTATGCTGAAACAGACCAAATGGGTGTTGTTCATCATGGGAATTACGCATTATATCTAGAAATGGCCAGAATCGAATGGTTACGGAAATTAAACATTTCTTATCGAAAAATGGAAGAAAACGGTATTGGTTTACCAGTGGTGTCGATGTCTGTAAATTTCAAAAAACCAGTGCATTATGATGACGTAATTACGGTAAAAACACAGCTTAAAAAAGTGCCTTCTGCGTTGGTCGAATTTGACTATGAAATACATAACGAATCTCAAGAAATTGTGTCTACAGCAAGTGTGGTTTTGGCGTTTATCGATATGAAAACAAAACGTCCAACACGACCACCTAAGTATTTTTTAGAGGCTTTAAATGGTTAA
- a CDS encoding IMPACT family protein → MEDDAYKTITTPSEEVLFKDKNSKFFGYTFPVTSEDQVKQHLDDLKKQHHQARHWCYAYQIGTETIAYRANDDGEPNNSAGMPIYGQIQSFEVTNILIVVVRYFGGVKLGVGGLINAYKTAAQLALDTSKIVIRTINIPYLISFDYKNMNKVMRVIKEKNLKVINQKLELDCQITISVRKKDANTIFEIFESIYEVNIKDLTI, encoded by the coding sequence ATGGAAGACGACGCTTACAAAACAATTACAACACCTTCTGAAGAGGTCTTATTTAAGGACAAAAATTCTAAATTTTTTGGCTATACCTTTCCTGTAACGTCAGAAGACCAAGTTAAACAACACCTGGACGATTTAAAAAAGCAACATCACCAAGCCAGACACTGGTGTTATGCTTACCAAATAGGCACAGAAACCATTGCCTACAGAGCAAATGATGACGGCGAGCCTAATAACAGTGCAGGAATGCCTATTTATGGTCAAATTCAGTCTTTTGAAGTCACTAATATCCTTATAGTTGTAGTCCGTTATTTTGGCGGCGTAAAGCTTGGTGTTGGCGGTTTAATAAACGCTTATAAAACAGCAGCGCAACTAGCTCTAGACACTTCAAAAATTGTTATTCGCACCATTAATATTCCTTATTTAATTTCTTTCGATTATAAAAACATGAACAAGGTCATGCGCGTAATAAAAGAGAAAAATTTAAAGGTTATTAACCAAAAATTGGAATTAGACTGTCAAATTACAATTTCAGTTCGGAAAAAAGACGCGAATACAATCTTCGAAATTTTTGAAAGTATTTATGAAGTTAACATCAAAGATTTAACCATTTAA
- a CDS encoding DMT family transporter: MYLIFSICASTLIFVIFKVVGKRNINTLQTIVFNYFTAFTCGILSYDAPIVVKDIVTSQWFFGAIGLGFLFIAIFNVMALTAQRLGLSVASVASKMSVVIPIIFGLFVYNEALGWQKGIGIVLALVAVYLASQKAKTTERFSIKSLWLPALLFLGSGTIDTSIKYLETTYVADNGIPIFSATIFLIAGLIGIGLLSAKAIQKKLSFDPKSIIAGFILGIVNYYSIYMLLKALNAENFESSTIFTVNNVAIVMLSTLLGLIFFKERLLAKNWIGIGVAILAILLVTLA; encoded by the coding sequence ATGTATTTAATATTTAGTATTTGTGCCTCTACTCTAATTTTTGTCATATTTAAAGTTGTTGGAAAACGCAACATAAACACACTACAAACTATAGTTTTTAACTATTTTACAGCTTTTACTTGTGGTATTTTGAGTTATGACGCCCCAATCGTTGTTAAAGACATTGTAACATCCCAATGGTTTTTTGGTGCTATCGGTTTAGGATTCCTATTTATTGCCATCTTTAATGTTATGGCTCTAACCGCACAACGACTTGGTTTATCCGTAGCGTCCGTAGCAAGTAAAATGAGTGTTGTTATCCCAATAATTTTTGGGCTTTTTGTATATAACGAAGCACTAGGCTGGCAAAAAGGCATAGGTATTGTTTTAGCTTTAGTCGCAGTATATTTGGCTTCACAAAAAGCAAAAACAACCGAACGCTTTTCAATCAAAAGCTTATGGCTTCCTGCCCTACTCTTTTTAGGTTCGGGAACTATTGATACCTCAATAAAGTATTTAGAAACCACATATGTCGCCGATAATGGTATTCCAATATTTTCTGCCACCATATTTTTAATCGCTGGACTTATTGGTATCGGCCTTCTTTCCGCGAAAGCGATACAAAAAAAATTAAGCTTTGATCCCAAGAGTATCATCGCAGGTTTTATTTTAGGTATCGTCAACTACTACTCTATCTACATGTTATTAAAAGCGTTAAACGCGGAAAATTTTGAAAGCTCGACTATATTCACTGTTAACAACGTTGCTATAGTTATGCTATCGACACTTTTAGGCTTAATATTTTTTAAAGAACGCTTGCTTGCCAAAAACTGGATTGGTATTGGTGTTGCCATATTAGCAATACTTTTGGTAACTTTAGCATAA
- a CDS encoding HAD-IA family hydrolase, producing MIKTIIFDFGDVFINLDKEGAMTNALELFEIDELSEELIAFNSFYEQGLISTDEFIDFYLENFPKLSKKDLIDTWNYIICDFPSKRLDFITQLAQDKTYNLILLSNTNEMHIDCIKKHIPFYDDFKKAFNQFYLSHEIQLRKPNTDIFQFVLDENNLNPEDCLFIDDTKENTEAASKLGIHVWNNDPKTEDIIDLFTIKKDLF from the coding sequence ATGATTAAAACTATAATATTCGATTTTGGTGATGTCTTTATCAATTTAGATAAAGAAGGCGCGATGACCAATGCTTTAGAGCTTTTTGAAATCGACGAATTGTCTGAAGAACTGATTGCTTTTAATAGCTTTTACGAACAAGGCTTAATAAGTACTGACGAGTTTATCGACTTTTATTTAGAGAACTTTCCTAAACTATCTAAAAAAGACTTAATTGATACTTGGAATTATATAATCTGTGATTTTCCATCAAAGCGTTTAGATTTTATAACACAATTAGCCCAAGACAAAACCTATAATTTAATCTTATTAAGTAATACCAACGAAATGCATATTGATTGTATCAAAAAACACATTCCGTTTTATGATGACTTTAAAAAAGCGTTTAATCAGTTTTACTTATCGCACGAGATTCAATTACGCAAACCAAACACAGACATCTTTCAGTTTGTTTTAGATGAAAACAATCTAAATCCAGAAGACTGCTTATTTATTGACGACACAAAAGAAAATACAGAAGCAGCAAGTAAATTGGGCATACATGTTTGGAATAACGATCCTAAGACTGAAGATATTATCGACTTATTTACCATTAAAAAAGACTTATTTTAA